A single genomic interval of Juglans regia cultivar Chandler chromosome 1, Walnut 2.0, whole genome shotgun sequence harbors:
- the LOC108988054 gene encoding uncharacterized protein LOC108988054: protein MDLLLLTLAHSKSSLRASESIRLIRSTVAWTCRPEQCRIQSINSTVGYSQRSSPLLKLPPSSSVKLRFDFYTPAGNPAVILMENVLNVPPKSPIQPENTIIDCKTPPLNQQNDENHRNPGNDLRKPSTPDRLKVPKAFKYPERYRSPTDSMMSPVTKGLLARSRKGGVLLPPSINQTKIQDLRVQEVGVFEN from the exons ATGGATCTCTTGCTTCTTACGCTTGCTCACTCAAAAAGTTCTCTGCGAGCTTCTGAAAGTATCAGATTGATCAGATCCACAGTTGCTTGGACGTGTAGGCCTGAACAGTG TCGCATCCAAAGCATAAATTCGACCGTTGGGTACTCCCAACGGTCATCTCCATTACTCAAATTGCCTCCCTCATCCTCAGTTAAATTGCGCTTCGACTTCTATACCcct gCAGGAAACCCAGCTGTAATTTTAATGGAGAACGTGCTTAATGTGCCTCCCAAGAGCCCAATTCAACCAGAAAACACCATAATCGACTGCAAAACACCGCCCCTGAATCAGCAAAATGATGAAAATCATCGAAACCCAGGCAATGATTTGCGCAAACCCAGCACCCCCGACCGCCTCAAAGTCCCCAAGGCATTCAAGTACCCCGAAAG ATATAGAAGCCCAACCGACTCGATGATGTCCCCGGTTACAAAAGGCCTTCTTGCCAGAAGCAGAAAGGGCGGCGTGCTTTTACCTCCGAGTATAAATCAGACAAAG ATTCAGGATTTGCGTGTTCAGGAGGTGGGTGTCTTCGAAAATTAA